In Arcobacter ellisii, a genomic segment contains:
- a CDS encoding DEAD/DEAH box helicase: protein MTFNEFNFKEQLQKAIDEAGFKEPSPIQEQAIPVILSGKDIVGQAHTGTGKTAAFGLPILNKLKGKSGVEAVVIVPTRELAMQVSDELYRFGRFLGINTATVYGGQAYARQIKLIENASIIIATPGRFLDLLRGDKIDIKPDFVILDEADEMLDMGFLDDIKEIFTFLPENRQTLLFSATMPTAIKNLAKTILKEPEFITLTKSDVTNAKITQTFYVVDEKERDDALIRLYDYKNPTKSIIFCRTKKEVDRLSTFMVSQGFMAKGLHGDMEQRQREEAIRAFKTSKLEILIATDVAARGLDVNDVSHVFNYHLPFDSESYVHRIGRTGRAGKEGVAVSIVTPHEFRMLQKIEKNIGTKLEGKTVPNISSVKMKKFADLKQQIIEQEVKDYALELVEELKEEFDISTIAFKLASMISASTYVQGNNNIGKSESDIKRLIENSSRNDREDSGRNSRGGRGGRFGSRGGDRDRGSRSGDRNGDRNSRGGDRDRAPRGDRAPRPSGDRKPSGDRAPRGDRPSRPSGDRSRKRD from the coding sequence ATGACTTTTAACGAATTCAATTTTAAAGAACAATTACAAAAAGCAATCGACGAGGCAGGATTTAAAGAACCAAGTCCAATTCAAGAACAAGCAATTCCAGTTATTTTATCAGGAAAAGATATTGTTGGACAAGCTCACACAGGTACAGGAAAAACAGCAGCATTTGGACTTCCAATTTTAAATAAATTAAAGGGAAAATCAGGTGTTGAAGCAGTTGTAATTGTTCCAACTAGAGAACTTGCAATGCAAGTTTCAGATGAATTATATAGATTTGGAAGATTCTTAGGAATTAACACTGCAACTGTTTATGGTGGACAAGCTTATGCTAGACAAATCAAATTAATTGAAAATGCAAGTATTATTATTGCAACTCCTGGAAGATTTTTAGATCTTTTAAGAGGTGATAAAATTGATATAAAACCAGATTTTGTTATTCTTGATGAAGCAGATGAAATGCTTGATATGGGATTTTTAGATGATATTAAAGAGATTTTTACTTTCTTACCAGAAAATAGACAAACTTTATTATTCTCTGCAACTATGCCAACAGCAATTAAAAATCTTGCAAAAACAATTTTAAAAGAACCAGAATTTATTACATTAACAAAAAGTGATGTAACAAATGCAAAAATTACTCAAACTTTTTATGTTGTAGATGAAAAAGAGAGAGATGATGCATTAATTAGACTTTATGATTACAAAAATCCAACAAAATCAATTATTTTTTGTAGAACTAAAAAAGAAGTTGATAGATTATCAACATTTATGGTTTCTCAAGGATTTATGGCAAAAGGTCTTCATGGTGATATGGAACAAAGACAAAGAGAAGAAGCAATTAGAGCATTTAAAACTTCTAAACTTGAAATCTTAATTGCAACAGACGTTGCAGCAAGAGGATTAGACGTAAATGATGTTTCACATGTATTTAACTATCATTTACCATTTGATTCTGAGTCATACGTACATAGAATTGGAAGAACAGGTAGAGCTGGTAAAGAAGGTGTTGCTGTTTCAATTGTTACTCCACATGAATTTAGAATGTTACAAAAAATTGAAAAAAATATCGGTACAAAATTAGAAGGTAAAACAGTTCCAAATATCAGTTCTGTAAAAATGAAAAAATTTGCTGATTTAAAACAACAAATAATTGAGCAAGAAGTAAAAGATTATGCTTTAGAGTTAGTTGAAGAGTTAAAAGAAGAGTTTGATATCTCTACAATTGCTTTCAAATTAGCTTCAATGATTTCTGCATCAACTTATGTTCAAGGGAATAATAATATCGGAAAATCTGAAAGTGATATTAAAAGACTTATTGAAAATAGTTCAAGAAATGATAGAGAAGACTCTGGAAGAAATTCAAGAGGTGGAAGAGGTGGACGATTTGGTTCAAGAGGTGGAGATAGAGATAGAGGTTCAAGAAGCGGTGATAGAAACGGTGACAGAAACTCAAGAGGTGGAGATAGAGATAGAGCACCAAGAGGTGATAGAGCTCCAAGACCATCAGGAGATAGAAAACCAAGTGGAGATAGAGCTCCAAGAGGTGACAGACCTTCAAGACCATCAGGTGATAGAAGTAGAAAAAGGGATTAA
- a CDS encoding acetyl-CoA carboxylase biotin carboxylase subunit yields MAEIKKILIANRGEIVQRAVRTIREMGKKSVAIYSAGDKNASYLKHADEAVCIGGAKSSESYLNIPAIITAAEMTGCDAIFPGYGFLSENQDFVEICRLHNIKFIGPSVEVMEKMADKSKAKEEMIKAGVPVVPGSKGAVHSVTEGKKVAAEIGYPIMAKAAAGGGGRGMRLIKDESEFDQLFMAASSEALAAFGDGTMYLERFINNPRHIEVQVVGDSHGNAIHIGERDCSLQRRHQKVIEESPAILLNDETRAKLHEVAVKATKYLKYEGAGTFEFLADDQQNIYFMEMNTRLQVEHPVSEMVSGIDIVELMIKVAEGEKVPPQEKIKFRGHAIECRITAEDPNTFLPSPGKVTQWMVPGGRNVRVDSHVYTNYVVPPYYDSMIGKLIVWGRDRNKAINIMKRALAEFEVEGIKTTIPFHQKMMENEDFISNNYDTKYLENYKGLEDL; encoded by the coding sequence ATGGCAGAAATTAAAAAAATTTTAATAGCTAACAGAGGAGAAATCGTTCAAAGAGCTGTTAGAACAATAAGAGAAATGGGAAAAAAATCAGTTGCTATTTATAGTGCTGGTGATAAAAATGCATCATATTTAAAACATGCAGATGAAGCTGTATGTATTGGTGGTGCAAAATCAAGTGAGTCATACTTAAATATTCCAGCAATTATAACAGCTGCTGAAATGACAGGTTGTGATGCAATTTTCCCAGGATATGGTTTCTTATCTGAAAATCAAGATTTTGTTGAAATTTGTAGATTACACAATATCAAATTTATCGGTCCATCTGTTGAAGTAATGGAAAAAATGGCTGATAAATCAAAAGCAAAAGAAGAGATGATTAAAGCTGGTGTTCCAGTTGTTCCAGGAAGTAAAGGTGCTGTTCACTCTGTAACTGAAGGTAAAAAAGTTGCTGCTGAAATTGGTTACCCAATTATGGCAAAAGCTGCTGCTGGTGGTGGTGGAAGAGGAATGAGACTTATTAAAGATGAGTCAGAATTTGACCAACTATTTATGGCAGCATCAAGTGAAGCATTAGCTGCATTTGGCGATGGAACTATGTATCTTGAAAGATTTATTAATAATCCAAGACATATTGAAGTTCAAGTTGTTGGAGATTCTCACGGTAATGCTATTCACATTGGTGAAAGAGATTGTTCTTTACAAAGAAGACATCAAAAAGTTATTGAAGAGTCACCTGCAATTTTATTAAATGATGAAACTAGAGCAAAACTTCATGAAGTTGCTGTAAAAGCTACTAAATATTTAAAATATGAAGGTGCAGGAACATTTGAATTCTTAGCTGATGACCAACAAAATATTTATTTTATGGAAATGAATACAAGATTACAAGTTGAGCATCCAGTTTCTGAAATGGTTTCAGGAATTGATATTGTTGAACTAATGATTAAAGTTGCTGAGGGTGAAAAAGTTCCTCCACAAGAAAAAATTAAATTTAGAGGTCATGCAATTGAGTGTAGAATTACAGCAGAAGATCCAAATACATTTTTACCAAGTCCAGGAAAAGTAACTCAATGGATGGTTCCTGGTGGAAGAAATGTAAGAGTAGATTCTCATGTTTATACAAACTATGTAGTTCCTCCTTATTATGACTCAATGATTGGAAAACTAATCGTTTGGGGAAGAGATAGAAATAAAGCTATAAACATTATGAAAAGAGCCTTAGCTGAATTTGAAGTAGAAGGAATTAAAACTACAATTCCATTCCACCAAAAAATGATGGAAAATGAAGATTTTATCTCAAATAACTATGATACTAAATACTTAGAAAACTACAAAGGTTTAGAGGATTTATAA
- the accB gene encoding acetyl-CoA carboxylase biotin carboxyl carrier protein gives MDFKDIKELIRVFDKSELNKLKVKEGEFEISMQRGFEGVVTTVSAAPAVAAPVAAVSAPVATVNVASTETATTAKSGDMINSPMVGTFYSSPSPESPAFVNVGDTVKKGQTLCILEAMKIMNEVEAEFDCKILEILVKDGSPVEYDMPIFVVEKL, from the coding sequence ATGGATTTTAAAGACATCAAAGAATTAATTAGAGTTTTCGACAAAAGCGAACTTAACAAATTAAAAGTTAAAGAGGGTGAATTCGAAATCTCTATGCAAAGAGGTTTTGAAGGTGTTGTAACTACTGTATCAGCTGCTCCTGCAGTTGCTGCTCCTGTTGCAGCTGTTAGCGCACCAGTTGCAACTGTAAATGTAGCTTCAACAGAAACAGCAACAACTGCAAAGAGTGGAGATATGATTAACTCTCCAATGGTAGGAACATTTTATTCTTCACCTTCTCCAGAATCTCCAGCATTTGTAAATGTAGGTGATACTGTAAAAAAAGGTCAAACTCTTTGTATTTTAGAAGCAATGAAAATTATGAATGAGGTTGAAGCTGAATTTGATTGTAAAATTTTAGAGATTCTTGTTAAAGATGGTTCTCCTGTTGAGTATGATATGCCAATTTTTGTTGTTGAAAAATTATAA
- a CDS encoding inorganic phosphate transporter: MDIKTINRFEKAQAKTLPGFAKLSLALLFIVVVFLWSYASHGNLPNNMFLIIGAVFGAYMAMNIGANDVANNVGPAVGSKALTLTGAIMIAAIFESLGAFIAGGDVVKTIKDGIINPSMIENPEIFIWAMTAALLSAALWLNFATSIGAPVSTTHSIVGGVMGAGIAAAGFAIVSWDTVGKIVASWIVSPLLGGIIAAAFLFFIKKQIVYQDNMLEASKKFVPVLIAIMTWTFSTYIILKGLKELVELNFITAAIIGFLISVAVYFFVKPIIAKSSLKLSNTRSSVNTLFNIPLVFAAALLSFAHGANDVANAIGPLAAINDAIINVEISSKVAIPFWIMAVGAFGIVVGLMLYGPKLIKTVGSEITELDQMRAYSIAMSAAFTVIVASQLGLPVSSTHIAVGGVFGVGFLREILDNNEKRFLQETRKRFKRHKRELDFMQEELDRLELIKDKSKAHYMKIVELYKKIDDRENLVKQERKDVKDAKSTKYVKRDAIKKIVAAWIITVPAAAILSAAIFFMIKGIMVTA; encoded by the coding sequence TTGGATATTAAAACGATTAACAGGTTTGAAAAAGCGCAAGCAAAAACATTACCTGGCTTTGCTAAATTATCATTAGCACTTCTATTTATTGTTGTAGTTTTCTTATGGTCATATGCTTCTCATGGAAATCTTCCTAACAATATGTTTTTAATTATTGGTGCTGTTTTTGGTGCTTATATGGCTATGAATATTGGTGCTAATGATGTTGCAAATAACGTTGGGCCAGCTGTTGGTTCAAAAGCACTTACTTTAACAGGTGCAATAATGATTGCTGCTATATTTGAGTCATTAGGTGCTTTTATTGCTGGTGGGGATGTTGTTAAAACAATCAAAGATGGAATTATTAATCCTTCAATGATAGAAAATCCTGAAATATTTATTTGGGCAATGACAGCTGCTTTATTATCAGCAGCTTTATGGTTAAATTTTGCAACTTCTATTGGTGCTCCTGTTTCAACTACACACTCAATTGTTGGTGGGGTAATGGGTGCAGGAATTGCAGCAGCTGGTTTTGCAATTGTTTCTTGGGATACAGTTGGAAAAATTGTTGCTTCTTGGATAGTTTCTCCACTTCTTGGTGGAATTATTGCAGCTGCATTTTTATTTTTTATAAAAAAACAAATTGTTTATCAAGATAATATGTTAGAAGCATCAAAAAAATTTGTTCCTGTATTAATTGCAATTATGACTTGGACTTTTAGTACATATATTATTTTAAAAGGTTTAAAAGAATTAGTTGAATTAAACTTTATTACAGCTGCAATTATAGGATTTCTTATTAGTGTTGCTGTTTACTTTTTTGTTAAACCAATCATTGCAAAATCATCTTTAAAATTATCAAATACAAGATCTTCTGTTAATACTTTATTTAATATTCCTTTAGTTTTTGCTGCAGCTTTATTATCATTTGCTCACGGTGCAAATGATGTTGCAAATGCAATTGGACCACTTGCAGCAATTAATGATGCAATTATAAATGTTGAAATCTCAAGCAAAGTAGCTATTCCATTTTGGATTATGGCTGTTGGTGCATTTGGTATTGTTGTTGGGCTTATGTTATATGGTCCAAAACTTATTAAAACGGTTGGTTCTGAAATTACTGAGTTAGACCAAATGAGAGCTTATTCAATTGCAATGTCAGCTGCTTTTACTGTTATTGTTGCAAGTCAATTAGGTCTTCCTGTATCTTCAACACACATTGCTGTTGGAGGAGTTTTTGGAGTAGGATTTTTAAGAGAAATTTTAGACAATAATGAAAAAAGATTTTTGCAAGAAACAAGAAAAAGATTTAAAAGACATAAAAGAGAGTTAGATTTTATGCAAGAAGAGTTAGATAGACTTGAATTGATAAAAGATAAATCTAAAGCTCATTATATGAAAATTGTTGAATTGTATAAAAAAATTGATGATAGAGAAAATCTTGTTAAACAAGAAAGAAAAGATGTTAAAGATGCAAAAAGTACAAAATATGTAAAAAGAGATGCAATTAAAAAAATAGTTGCTGCTTGGATTATTACTGTGCCTGCTGCTGCAATTCTTTCTGCTGCAATTTTCTTTATGATTAAGGGTATTATGGTTACTGCATAG